The following proteins are co-located in the Macadamia integrifolia cultivar HAES 741 chromosome 3, SCU_Mint_v3, whole genome shotgun sequence genome:
- the LOC122072618 gene encoding probable xyloglucan endotransglucosylase/hydrolase protein 26 — MAHLGALFFALAIYLISLNLSSVDATFPEHVHFSWGGNQELIAGKGDDLQLVLTNRSGSGIQTKQEFLFGSIEILIKLVPGNSAGTVTAYYLSSTGPAHDEIDFEFLGNVSGEPYTVHTNVFTRGVGRKEQQFHLWFDPTADYHNYTIHWNPSEIVWFVDGLPIRVFRNYESQGIAFPNKKGMKVYSSLWNADSWATQGGRVKTDWSCAPFIARFRNFRPRACKWKGPVSINQCATNRPANWWTSPVYSNLNYRQIRQMKWVRKYYMIYNYCTDYKRFNWKMPSECSLQDYSLEEY; from the exons ATGGCTCACTTAGGAGCTCTCTTCTTTGCTCTTGCTATCTATCTGATTTCACTCAATCTGAGTTCTGTAGATGCCACATTTCCTGAACATGTCCACTTTTCCTGGGGAGGTAATCAAGAATTGATTGCAGGTAAAGGTGATGATCTTCAGCTTGTGCTAACCAATAGGTCAG gATCTGGAATTCAAACAAAACAAGAATTCCTCTTCGGCAGTATAGAAATTCTAATCAAGTTAGTACCTGGGAATTCTGCTGGCACTGTTACAGCCTACTAC TTATCTTCAACCGGTCCAGCACACGATGAGATAGACTTTGAGTTCCTGGGCAATGTCTCAGGAGAACCTTACACTGTCCACACAAATGTCTTCACTCGGGGTGTTGGACGCAAAGAGCAGCAATTTCACCTCTGGTTTGATCCAACTGCAGATTACCACAACTATACCATACACTGGAACCCAAGCGAGATCGT GTGGTTTGTTGATGGGCTACCAATCCGAGTCTTCCGAAACTATGAGAGCCAGGGCATTGCTTTCCCAAACAAGAAAGGGATGAAGGTTTATTCCAGCTTATGGAATGCTGATAGCTGGGCAACACAAGGTGGGCGTGTGAAGACTGACTGGAGCTGTGCACCTTTCATAGCTAGATTTAGAAATTTTAGGCCAAGGGCTTGCAAGTGGAAAGGACCAGTTAGCATCAACCAATGTGCCACCAATAGACCTGCCAATTGGTGGACATCCCCTGTTTACAGCAATCTAAACTACAGGCAAATTCGTCAGATGAAGTGGGTCAGAAAATACTACATGATCTATAACTACTGCACTGATTATAAAAGATTCAACTGGAAAATGCCCTCTGAATGTTCTTTACAAGACTATTCTTTAGAAGAatattag